The following are from one region of the Cyanobium gracile PCC 6307 genome:
- the pdeM gene encoding ligase-associated DNA damage response endonuclease PdeM encodes MNPPAAAAFPWRGHRLDLLAEKAAWDPDQGLLLLADLHLGKAESFQCQGIPLPSDGDAITLNALMAVAHRLQPRQVVVLGDLIHSRLGLTVELRQKLAALPSLLGCPLRLIGGNHERGSWLEGLVQEPSQAMGPLWLSHAPEPMPGRLNVCGHRHPVALVGRGADRLRLPCFAYDQTLDQLVLPSFGALTGGHPCPRGEALWLVADGAVIAWNRTSRLPGARRGVA; translated from the coding sequence GTGAACCCTCCTGCCGCCGCTGCCTTCCCCTGGCGGGGCCACCGTCTGGACCTGCTGGCGGAGAAGGCCGCCTGGGATCCGGATCAGGGCCTGCTGCTCCTGGCCGACCTGCACCTGGGCAAGGCGGAATCCTTTCAGTGCCAGGGCATTCCGCTGCCCAGCGACGGTGATGCCATCACGCTCAATGCCCTGATGGCGGTGGCCCACCGGCTCCAGCCCCGCCAGGTGGTGGTGCTGGGCGACCTGATCCACAGCCGCCTGGGCCTCACCGTCGAACTGCGCCAGAAGCTGGCGGCCCTGCCCTCCCTGCTGGGCTGTCCCCTGCGCCTGATCGGCGGCAACCATGAACGGGGCAGCTGGCTGGAGGGCCTGGTCCAGGAGCCCTCCCAGGCCATGGGCCCCCTGTGGCTGAGCCATGCCCCGGAGCCCATGCCCGGCCGGCTGAATGTCTGCGGCCACCGCCATCCGGTGGCCCTGGTGGGCCGTGGCGCCGACCGGCTGCGCCTGCCTTGCTTCGCCTACGACCAGACCCTGGACCAGCTGGTGCTGCCGTCATTCGGCGCCCTCACGGGAGGCCACCCCTGCCCAAGGGGTGAGGCGCTCTGGCTCGTGGCCGACGGTGCGGTCATCGCCTGGAACCGAACCTCCCGGCTCCCGGGAGCCCGGAGGGGGGTCGCCTGA
- a CDS encoding gamma-glutamylcyclotransferase family protein: MTTGTPALARPVHSHPELVFVYGTLKRGHGNHHWLLEAPFLGEAVLPDVVLHDLGPFPMAVPGEGVVRGEVYRVDAAGLARLDRLEGYPRLYDRRPLPLADGRQAWVYLGRPHQVRHVSAIADGCWLGPAPGVAVRRSQMGLAVVLALGGAALLAAAPPPAALALDTLSLCTAWRGSRGTERVLLGNSLGAAHYLTKKQRLQESPSEAPVALYSDSDLQRLCGR; this comes from the coding sequence ATGACCACAGGGACCCCAGCCCTGGCCCGACCCGTGCACAGCCATCCCGAGCTGGTCTTCGTCTACGGCACCCTCAAGCGCGGCCACGGCAACCACCACTGGCTGCTGGAGGCGCCATTCCTCGGGGAGGCGGTGCTGCCGGACGTGGTGCTCCACGACCTGGGCCCCTTTCCGATGGCCGTGCCCGGCGAGGGGGTGGTGCGAGGTGAGGTGTACCGCGTCGATGCCGCCGGCCTGGCCCGGCTGGATCGGCTGGAGGGCTACCCCCGCCTCTACGACCGCCGGCCCCTGCCCCTGGCCGATGGCCGCCAGGCCTGGGTCTACCTGGGGCGGCCCCACCAGGTGCGCCACGTGTCCGCCATCGCCGACGGCTGCTGGCTGGGTCCGGCGCCGGGAGTGGCCGTGCGCCGCAGCCAGATGGGCCTGGCCGTGGTGCTGGCCCTGGGCGGGGCCGCGCTGCTGGCGGCCGCGCCTCCCCCCGCCGCCCTGGCCCTCGACACCCTCTCCCTATGCACCGCCTGGCGCGGCAGCCGCGGCACCGAACGCGTGCTGCTCGGCAACAGCCTCGGCGCCGCCCACTACCTCACCAAAAAGCAGCGGCTGCAGGAGAGCCCGTCCGAGGCTCCCGTGGCGCTCTACAGCGACAGCGATCTGCAGCGACTCTGCGGGCGTTAG
- a CDS encoding CBS domain-containing protein: MVVERSVAEVMTSPVLSVTTTTPLQEAVQLMSDHHISGLPVLDELGALVGELSEQDLMVRESGFDAGPYVMLLDAVIYLRNPLDWDKQVHQVLGSTVGDVMGSKPHSCPAATTLPAAARLLHDRGTQRLFVLDDQQALVGVLTRGDVVRALAAQG, translated from the coding sequence ATGGTCGTCGAGCGCAGCGTGGCCGAGGTGATGACCAGCCCCGTGCTGAGTGTCACCACCACCACGCCCCTGCAGGAGGCCGTCCAGCTGATGAGCGATCACCACATCAGCGGCCTGCCGGTGCTCGATGAGCTCGGAGCCCTGGTGGGGGAACTGAGCGAGCAGGACCTGATGGTGCGCGAGAGCGGCTTCGATGCCGGCCCCTACGTGATGCTGCTCGATGCCGTCATCTACCTGCGCAACCCGCTCGACTGGGACAAGCAGGTGCACCAGGTGCTGGGCAGCACGGTGGGGGATGTGATGGGCTCCAAGCCCCACAGCTGCCCTGCCGCCACCACCCTGCCGGCGGCAGCACGCCTGCTCCACGACCGCGGCACCCAGCGGCTGTTCGTGCTCGACGACCAGCAGGCCCTGGTGGGGGTGCTCACCCGTGGCGACGTGGTGCGGGCCCTGGCCGCCCAGGGCTGA
- a CDS encoding PhzF family phenazine biosynthesis protein: MTVLRLAAFSDGERGGNPAGVVIADPLPADSEMQRIAAEVGYSETAFAAPQGDGWRVRYFSPAAEVPFCGHATIALGAALAERFGDGVFPLTLNQAAITVEGRRQGERWSAALQSPPTRSAPVTPELLAAALELFAYDPSDLDPALPPAVVHGGADHLLLALRRREDLAAMRYAMEDGARLMAAAGLLTLLLVWAEGPRLFHSRNAFAVGGVYEDPATGAATAALAGYLGRLSWPHGGSITVVQGEDMGSRSLLEAEIPAMPGASIRVSGQVRRLGP; this comes from the coding sequence ATGACAGTCCTGCGCCTGGCGGCCTTCAGCGACGGCGAGCGGGGCGGCAACCCGGCCGGTGTGGTGATCGCTGATCCGTTGCCTGCGGACAGCGAGATGCAGCGGATCGCCGCCGAGGTGGGCTACTCGGAAACAGCCTTCGCGGCCCCGCAGGGGGACGGCTGGCGGGTGCGCTACTTCTCCCCGGCGGCCGAGGTGCCCTTCTGCGGCCACGCCACCATCGCCCTCGGGGCCGCCCTGGCCGAACGGTTCGGGGATGGGGTGTTCCCGCTGACGCTGAACCAGGCCGCGATCACGGTGGAGGGCCGGCGGCAGGGGGAGCGCTGGAGCGCTGCCCTGCAGTCGCCCCCAACCCGCAGCGCTCCGGTGACTCCGGAGCTGCTGGCGGCCGCCCTGGAGCTGTTCGCCTACGACCCCAGCGACCTGGATCCGGCCCTGCCCCCCGCCGTCGTCCACGGCGGTGCCGACCATCTGCTGCTGGCCCTGCGCCGCCGCGAGGACCTGGCCGCCATGCGCTACGCCATGGAGGACGGAGCCCGGCTGATGGCGGCGGCGGGCCTGCTGACCCTGCTGCTCGTCTGGGCCGAGGGTCCCCGGCTGTTCCACAGCCGCAACGCCTTCGCCGTCGGCGGTGTCTACGAGGATCCGGCCACCGGCGCCGCCACCGCGGCCCTGGCCGGCTACCTGGGGCGCCTGAGCTGGCCCCACGGCGGGTCGATCACGGTGGTGCAGGGGGAGGACATGGGGAGTCGCTCCCTGCTTGAGGCCGAGATCCCCGCCATGCCTGGGGCTTCGATCCGGGTGTCAGGGCAGGTGCGCCGCCTGGGCCCCTGA
- a CDS encoding NAD-dependent epimerase/dehydratase family protein gives MRILVMGGTRFVGRPLVNRLLGAGHELSLFTRGRQPVPAGVEHLQGDRSSAEGLAALQDRPFDVIVDSSGRTLEDTRQVIERTGPPSHRLVYVSSAGVYADSELWPLDEDSPTDPQSRHAGKLDTEAWLRQEGIPFTSFRPTYIVGPGNYNPVESWFFDRLVHGRPVPLPGDGSTITQLGHVADLAAAMARCIEVEAATNRIYNCTGSQGISFRGLVAAAARACGTDPEAVEVRSFDPAGLDKKARKAFPLRLAHFLTDTHRVRRELAWEPAFDLEATLADSYANDYALRMPTTPDFSGDEALLG, from the coding sequence ATGAGGATCCTGGTGATGGGCGGCACCCGTTTTGTGGGCCGCCCCCTGGTCAACCGGCTGCTGGGCGCTGGCCATGAGCTCAGCCTCTTCACCCGTGGCCGCCAGCCGGTGCCGGCGGGGGTCGAGCATCTGCAGGGCGACCGCAGCAGCGCCGAAGGTCTGGCGGCCCTCCAGGACCGCCCCTTCGATGTGATCGTCGACAGCTCCGGCCGCACCCTGGAGGACACCCGCCAGGTGATCGAGCGCACCGGCCCCCCCTCCCACCGGCTGGTGTACGTCAGCTCGGCCGGGGTCTACGCCGACAGCGAGCTCTGGCCCCTGGACGAGGACTCCCCCACCGATCCCCAGAGCCGTCACGCCGGCAAGCTGGATACCGAAGCCTGGCTGCGCCAGGAGGGCATCCCCTTCACCAGCTTCCGGCCCACCTACATCGTCGGCCCGGGCAACTACAACCCGGTGGAGAGCTGGTTCTTCGATCGCCTCGTGCACGGCCGGCCGGTGCCCCTGCCCGGGGACGGCAGCACCATCACCCAGCTGGGCCATGTGGCCGACCTGGCCGCCGCCATGGCCCGCTGCATCGAGGTGGAGGCCGCCACCAATCGCATCTACAACTGCACCGGCTCCCAGGGCATCAGCTTCCGGGGACTGGTGGCCGCCGCCGCCCGCGCCTGCGGCACCGATCCGGAGGCGGTGGAGGTCCGCAGCTTCGATCCCGCCGGTCTCGACAAGAAGGCCCGCAAGGCCTTCCCCCTGCGCCTGGCCCACTTCCTCACCGACACCCACCGGGTGCGGCGGGAGCTGGCCTGGGAGCCGGCCTTCGACCTGGAGGCCACCCTGGCCGATAGCTATGCCAACGACTACGCCCTGCGGATGCCCACCACGCCCGACTTCAGCGGCGACGAGGCCCTGCTGGGCTGA
- a CDS encoding VanW family protein, with protein sequence MGDLAAGEVEQRPWIGLIQPILFSDFFENKRANISRGAALLDRGLIGAGKAWSFWHRVGRPHAANGFLPGRNIVSGKLVALSGGGLCQQSSMVYHLALLGGLTVLERHPHSLDIYEEDQRFTPLGADATVVWGFKDLRLLNPHPFPVAFRFKVEWNRLIGELRSDADLTPCDVAFVRVELKKPWVQVDTMVNQRLFVSTVYEQRQGLQVSPWERPAGTPGPS encoded by the coding sequence GTGGGCGACCTGGCTGCGGGCGAAGTGGAACAGCGCCCATGGATCGGCCTCATCCAGCCGATCCTGTTCAGTGACTTCTTCGAGAACAAACGGGCCAATATCAGCCGCGGCGCCGCCCTGCTGGATCGCGGCCTGATCGGTGCCGGAAAGGCCTGGTCCTTCTGGCACCGTGTCGGCCGTCCCCATGCCGCCAATGGATTTCTGCCGGGCCGCAACATCGTCAGCGGAAAGCTTGTCGCCCTCAGCGGCGGTGGTCTCTGCCAGCAGTCTTCGATGGTGTATCACCTGGCCCTGCTGGGTGGATTGACCGTGCTGGAACGCCATCCCCACAGCCTGGACATCTACGAGGAGGACCAGCGCTTCACGCCGCTGGGCGCCGACGCCACGGTGGTGTGGGGATTCAAGGACCTGCGACTCCTCAATCCCCACCCCTTTCCTGTCGCCTTCCGGTTCAAAGTGGAGTGGAACCGATTGATCGGCGAGCTCCGTTCGGACGCCGACCTGACGCCCTGCGACGTCGCCTTTGTGCGTGTGGAGCTCAAAAAGCCCTGGGTTCAGGTCGACACGATGGTCAACCAGCGCCTGTTCGTCTCCACGGTCTACGAACAGCGACAGGGCCTCCAGGTCAGCCCCTGGGAGCGGCCCGCAGGTACCCCAGGGCCGAGCTGA
- a CDS encoding NYN domain-containing protein — MRSPSGVQPPAGGLAEESGRRLAVLIDADNARAAVIEAVLEEVARFGEAIVRRIYGDFTSSQSASWKALLNKFSIKPMQQFAYTVGKNATDSTMIIDAMDLLYTRRFDGFCLVTSDSDFTGLAVRLREEGLLVYGFGEEKTPAAFRNACHKFLFTEVLRTASRLGDAGAEPGEARRPRDTEPPASAHPVIPADFLMEALDRSVDESGWTQLGTFGSYLQKIQPDFDTRLYGFRKLSDLVRGCPSLFVMEEREAPSGNRTIVYVRAREDD, encoded by the coding sequence ATGCGATCCCCATCGGGTGTCCAGCCGCCGGCCGGTGGTCTCGCGGAAGAGTCGGGCCGGCGCCTGGCGGTGCTGATCGACGCCGACAACGCCCGGGCGGCGGTGATCGAGGCGGTGCTGGAGGAGGTGGCCCGCTTCGGTGAGGCGATCGTGCGGCGCATCTATGGCGATTTCACCTCCAGCCAGAGCGCCTCCTGGAAGGCGCTGCTGAACAAGTTCTCGATCAAGCCGATGCAGCAGTTCGCCTACACCGTGGGCAAGAACGCCACCGACAGCACGATGATCATCGATGCGATGGATCTGCTCTACACCCGGCGTTTCGATGGCTTCTGCCTGGTAACCAGCGACAGCGATTTCACCGGCCTGGCGGTGCGTCTGCGGGAGGAGGGCCTGCTGGTGTACGGCTTCGGGGAGGAGAAGACCCCGGCGGCGTTCCGCAACGCTTGCCACAAGTTCCTGTTCACCGAGGTGCTGCGCACCGCCTCCCGCCTGGGGGACGCCGGCGCGGAGCCCGGGGAGGCCCGTCGGCCCCGGGACACCGAGCCCCCCGCCAGCGCCCATCCCGTCATCCCGGCCGACTTCCTGATGGAGGCCCTGGATCGCTCGGTGGATGAATCGGGCTGGACCCAGCTGGGCACCTTCGGCAGCTACCTGCAGAAGATCCAGCCCGATTTCGATACCCGCCTCTACGGCTTCCGCAAGCTCTCCGACCTGGTGCGCGGCTGCCCCTCCCTGTTCGTGATGGAGGAGCGGGAGGCGCCCAGCGGCAACCGCACGATCGTCTATGTGCGCGCCCGCGAGGACGACTGA
- a CDS encoding esterase-like activity of phytase family protein yields MVVPLIAASSPLPPPPPLLPCPAEAGWELVAGARLPRRGADGAPLGGYSAASYRSESDVLLLLSDAPRGRVDAWSGVRQLGRVPLRPVFRLELQGSPQAPLPAEIDAEGLVVLGERLWVASEGRRSAARPAQLLAFERSSGLLQRAYTLPADWQPAPGRGLEANQGPESLALLRRPRQTDVLLMAAERPLLQDPPGQVRLLGWSLEPAGPKAHPLARLAIPAGEGWGLTDLLVVDAAGPAPGLLALLRRFQAPARWQVLLAHYPLPDERADPKADPEAVLAPIQQWDLIAAGLPPDNWEAMTPGPARADGRPTLLLASDDNFSPLQDNHLALLAPRRSDPCPPNR; encoded by the coding sequence ATGGTCGTGCCCCTGATCGCCGCCTCCTCGCCCCTCCCCCCGCCGCCGCCCCTGCTGCCCTGCCCGGCCGAGGCGGGCTGGGAGCTGGTGGCGGGCGCCCGCCTGCCGCGCCGCGGGGCGGACGGAGCGCCCCTGGGCGGCTACTCCGCCGCCAGCTACCGGAGTGAGAGCGATGTCCTGCTGCTGCTCAGCGATGCCCCCCGGGGCCGCGTGGACGCCTGGAGCGGCGTGCGGCAGCTCGGGCGGGTGCCGCTTCGGCCGGTGTTCCGGCTGGAGCTGCAGGGATCGCCCCAGGCTCCGCTGCCGGCGGAGATCGACGCCGAAGGGCTGGTGGTGCTCGGCGAGCGGCTCTGGGTGGCCAGCGAGGGGCGCCGCAGCGCCGCCCGGCCGGCCCAGCTGCTGGCCTTCGAGCGGAGCAGCGGCCTGCTGCAGCGCGCCTACACCCTGCCCGCCGACTGGCAGCCGGCCCCGGGGCGCGGCCTCGAAGCCAACCAGGGGCCCGAGTCTCTGGCCCTGCTGCGCCGCCCTAGGCAGACGGATGTGCTGCTGATGGCCGCGGAAAGGCCCCTGCTGCAGGATCCACCGGGGCAGGTGCGGCTGCTGGGCTGGTCGCTGGAGCCCGCCGGGCCGAAGGCCCATCCCCTGGCCCGGCTGGCCATCCCCGCCGGCGAGGGCTGGGGACTGACCGATCTGCTGGTGGTCGACGCCGCCGGCCCCGCGCCGGGCCTGCTGGCCCTGCTGCGGCGCTTCCAGGCCCCCGCCCGCTGGCAGGTGCTCCTGGCCCACTACCCGCTGCCGGACGAACGGGCCGATCCCAAGGCCGATCCCGAGGCGGTGCTGGCGCCGATCCAGCAGTGGGATCTGATCGCGGCCGGCCTCCCACCCGACAACTGGGAGGCCATGACCCCGGGACCCGCCCGGGCCGATGGCCGCCCCACCCTCCTGCTGGCCTCGGACGACAACTTCAGCCCCCTGCAGGACAACCACCTGGCCCTGCTGGCCCCGCGCCGCAGCGACCCCTGCCCCCCCAATCGATGA
- a CDS encoding 4Fe-4S binding protein, whose amino-acid sequence MTSTPQDAAETARAALLRLAPHLLGRVRRGVVGSSRYAQKLRQAIRDAAADAAGGPVLISGEPGLEKDNIAALIHFGSAARKQLLVQLNGALLRPDGAELFAAGADGLTLLDCLGGGSLLLDQIDRADPQLRPALLELARSGRWVSPDDGRERFFPGRVYLTAETTAPDFDAFCRHIRVPPLRVRRQDLGEWLRYGVRQKARCLGWATPPTVSEGLIKRLQTYDFPGNIRELTLVIERALRQCAEGRPAVLPDEVFWTGRRSQRARFDLWRWKPQLRDLMRSPLLWNGLLFGVVSWVFVLVNLWLWLGPQDRQHNGALNMFWAWWWPLILLTYPIVGRLWCSFCPFMVWGEVSQRIAGALGWQPARWPRGDSDAWAAPILAAGFAAILVWEAVWNLENSAWLSSCLLLLITLGAVIGSLRFEKRFWCRHLCPVGGMNALFAKLAISELRAQAGICSGSCTSYACFKGGPAEGEGLATAGCPLGTHPAHLEDNRNCVLCLTCAQACPHRSVQLRLRPPAADLQRDMDPPAGEVGLILVLAGGVCLHHWQRLLGGVALAPAHLHEGPLLPRLAFATLALALPAGVFLLVRHLRGWGRRPEVAASRLRLCLYALLPLLWALMLADHLPLGMAEGGLVLPVSVGPWWPQLAGWLPAWSADGHVIAFCQSLVVAVGVAGSVVLLRRLLQPLRWGWLALGWLALGLGTGGRWLVAGG is encoded by the coding sequence ATGACGTCCACCCCGCAGGATGCGGCCGAGACTGCCAGGGCCGCTCTGCTGCGGCTGGCGCCCCACCTGCTGGGCCGGGTCCGGCGGGGTGTCGTCGGCAGCAGCCGCTACGCCCAGAAGCTGCGGCAGGCGATCCGCGACGCCGCCGCCGATGCCGCTGGCGGTCCGGTGCTGATCAGCGGTGAGCCGGGGCTGGAGAAGGACAACATCGCCGCCCTGATCCACTTCGGATCCGCGGCCCGCAAGCAGCTGCTGGTGCAGCTCAACGGCGCCCTGCTGCGCCCCGACGGGGCGGAACTGTTTGCGGCCGGGGCCGATGGCCTCACCCTGCTCGACTGCCTCGGCGGCGGCAGCCTGTTGCTTGATCAGATCGACAGGGCCGATCCCCAGCTGCGGCCGGCCCTGCTGGAGCTGGCCCGCAGCGGTCGCTGGGTCTCGCCGGATGACGGCCGCGAACGGTTCTTCCCGGGACGGGTGTACCTCACCGCCGAGACCACGGCGCCCGATTTCGATGCCTTCTGCCGCCACATCCGGGTGCCGCCCCTGCGGGTACGGCGCCAGGACCTGGGCGAATGGTTGCGCTATGGAGTGCGGCAGAAGGCGCGCTGCCTGGGCTGGGCGACGCCCCCCACGGTGAGTGAGGGGCTGATCAAGCGGCTCCAGACCTACGACTTCCCCGGCAACATCCGGGAACTCACCCTGGTGATCGAGCGGGCCCTGCGCCAGTGCGCCGAGGGCCGGCCCGCCGTCCTGCCCGACGAGGTCTTCTGGACCGGCCGCCGCTCCCAGCGCGCCCGCTTCGATCTCTGGCGCTGGAAGCCCCAGCTGCGGGACCTGATGCGCTCCCCGCTGCTGTGGAACGGCCTGTTATTCGGCGTGGTGAGCTGGGTGTTCGTGCTGGTCAACCTCTGGCTCTGGCTCGGCCCCCAGGACCGTCAGCACAACGGGGCCCTCAACATGTTCTGGGCCTGGTGGTGGCCGCTCATCCTGCTGACCTATCCGATCGTGGGCCGGCTGTGGTGCTCGTTCTGCCCCTTCATGGTCTGGGGGGAGGTCAGCCAGCGGATCGCCGGGGCCCTGGGCTGGCAGCCCGCCCGCTGGCCCCGGGGCGACAGCGATGCCTGGGCGGCGCCGATCCTGGCGGCCGGCTTCGCGGCGATCCTGGTCTGGGAGGCGGTATGGAACCTGGAGAATTCGGCCTGGCTGAGCAGCTGCCTGCTGCTGCTGATCACCCTTGGTGCCGTGATCGGCTCGCTGCGCTTTGAGAAGCGCTTCTGGTGCCGCCATCTCTGTCCAGTGGGGGGCATGAACGCCCTGTTCGCCAAGCTGGCGATCAGTGAGTTGCGGGCTCAGGCGGGGATCTGCAGCGGCAGCTGCACCTCCTACGCCTGCTTCAAGGGGGGGCCGGCCGAAGGCGAGGGCCTGGCCACGGCCGGCTGTCCCCTGGGCACCCATCCGGCCCACCTGGAGGACAACCGCAACTGCGTGCTCTGCCTCACCTGCGCCCAGGCCTGCCCCCATCGCTCGGTGCAGCTGCGGCTGCGGCCTCCCGCCGCGGATCTGCAGCGCGACATGGACCCGCCCGCTGGGGAGGTGGGCCTGATTCTGGTGCTGGCCGGCGGGGTGTGCCTGCACCATTGGCAACGACTGCTGGGTGGCGTGGCCCTGGCGCCGGCGCATCTGCACGAAGGCCCGCTGCTGCCACGGCTGGCCTTCGCAACCCTGGCCCTGGCCCTGCCGGCAGGGGTGTTCCTGCTGGTGCGGCACCTGCGGGGCTGGGGGCGGCGTCCGGAAGTGGCCGCCTCACGGCTGCGGCTTTGCCTCTATGCCCTGTTACCGCTGCTGTGGGCGCTGATGCTGGCCGACCATCTGCCCCTGGGCATGGCCGAAGGGGGCCTGGTGCTGCCGGTCAGCGTTGGTCCCTGGTGGCCGCAGCTTGCCGGGTGGCTGCCGGCCTGGAGCGCCGACGGCCATGTGATCGCCTTCTGCCAGAGCCTGGTGGTGGCGGTGGGTGTGGCGGGATCGGTGGTGCTGCTGCGGCGACTGCTGCAGCCCCTGCGCTGGGGCTGGCTGGCCCTGGGCTGGCTGGCGCTGGGGCTGGGGACCGGTGGCCGCTGGCTGGTGGCCGGGGGCTAA
- a CDS encoding CDP-alcohol phosphatidyltransferase family protein, with translation MNGTPPLRRLADLLTLARAVLGLPLLLALAGARPDLAWVLLLLGGLSDWADGALARRAGGGSVWGARLDPLTDKILISAPLLWLAHTGGLPLWAVWLLLARELLISGWRAGQGSGGPASLGGKAKTILQFLSLLLLLWPPAWGLGLGGALVPLLHGAGWWLFWPSLLLALSSALGYLRAAPRG, from the coding sequence GTGAACGGGACCCCTCCCCTGCGACGCCTCGCCGACCTGCTGACCCTGGCCCGGGCCGTGCTGGGGTTGCCCCTGCTGCTGGCACTGGCCGGCGCGCGGCCCGACCTGGCCTGGGTGCTGCTGCTGCTCGGCGGCCTCAGCGACTGGGCCGATGGCGCCCTGGCCCGCCGGGCCGGCGGTGGGTCAGTGTGGGGGGCCCGGCTCGATCCCCTCACCGACAAGATCCTGATCAGCGCCCCGCTGCTCTGGCTGGCCCATACGGGCGGTCTCCCCCTGTGGGCGGTGTGGCTGCTGCTGGCCCGGGAGCTGCTGATCTCCGGCTGGCGGGCCGGCCAGGGCAGCGGCGGCCCCGCCTCGCTGGGGGGCAAGGCCAAGACGATCCTGCAGTTCCTCTCCTTGCTGCTGCTGCTCTGGCCGCCGGCCTGGGGCCTGGGCCTCGGTGGGGCGCTGGTGCCCCTGCTCCATGGCGCCGGCTGGTGGCTGTTCTGGCCGTCGCTGCTCCTGGCGCTCAGCTCGGCCCTGGGGTACCTGCGGGCCGCTCCCAGGGGCTGA